TTTCACTCCCCTCCCGGGGTACTTTTCACCATTCCCTCACGGTACTCATCCGCTATCGGTCATCAGGAAGTATTCAGGCTTACCGAGTGGTCTCGGCAGATTCACAGCAGATTCCACGGGCCCGCTGCTACTCGGGTATTTGCGACACCAGGCAACATGTTTTCACCTACCGGGCTCTCACCGTCTACGGCAGACCATCCCAGGCCACTTCGACTAACACGCCACTACTGATGCTGCGATCGGCGGACCACAGAACACAAACCCCACAACACCACACACACAACCCCCGCCGGGTATCACATGCGCACGGTTTAGCCATCCTCCGCTTTCGCTCGCCACTACTCACGGAATCACTATTGTTTTCTTTTCCTACGGGTACTGAGATGTTTCACTTCCCCGCGTTCCCCCCTGCACCCTATGTATTCAGATACAGGTGACACGACATCACTCGTGCCGGGTTTCCCCATTCGGACATCCTCGGATCCACGCTCGGTTGACAGCTCCCCGAGGCATATCGCAGCCTCCCACGTCCTTCATCGGCTCCTGATGCCAAGGCATCCACCATGTGCCCTTAAACACTTACAAACACAAAAAACACTCTCGACAAAAAACTGAAAAAACAGTCAATTGCTAAAGATGCTCGCAACCACTATCCACAAATCAAACACCACACCCCACCACCAAGTCAGGGCGACAACCCCACCCCTGCGATCCAACGACCACAGGACAACAGCAGGTGTTGCCTCAGGACCCAACAGTGTGTTTGATGATCCGCCAACCCACCCACGGCTCTCCCACGCAGGCATCACAGGTCAGACATGTTGTTGTGCACCAAACCCGGCGCCACTACAGCGCACGAATTCCTCACGGCCCACACCCCCACCAATTGAGGATGTTTTTCGTGGTGCTCCTTAGAAAGGAGGTGATCCAGCCGCACCTTCCGGTACGGCTACCTTGTTACGACTTCGTCCCAATCGCCGATCCCACCTTCGACAGCTCCCCCCACAAGGGTTAGGCCACTGGCTTCGGGTGTTACCGACTTTCATGACGTGACGGGCGGTGTGTACAAGGCCCGGGAACGTATTCACCGCAGCGTTGCTGATCTGCGATTACTAGCGACTCCGACTTCACGGGGTCGAGTTGCAGACCCCGATCCGAACTGAGACCGGCTTTCAAGGATTCGCTAAGCCTCACGGCATCGCAGCCCTTTGTACCGGCCATTGTAGCATGTGTGAAGCCCTGGACATAAGGGGCATGATGACTTGACGTCATCCCCACCTTCCTCCGAGTTGACCCCGGCAGTCTCTCACGAGTCCCCGCCATAACGCGCTGGCAACATGAGACAAGGGTTGCGCTCGTTGCGGGACTTAACCCAACATCTCACGACACGAGCTGACGACAGCCATGCACCACCTGCACACAGACCACAAGGGAACCGATATCTCTACCGGCGTCCTGTGCATGTCAAACCCAGGTAAGGTTCTTCGCGTTGCATCGAATTAATCCACATGCTCCGCCGCTTGTGCGGGCCCCCGTCAATTCCTTTGAGTTTTAGCCTTGCGGCCGTACTCCCCAGGCGGGGTACTTAATGCGTTAGCTACGGCACGGATCCCAAGGAAGGAAACCCACACCTAGTACCCACCGTTTACGGCGTGGACTACCAGGGTATCTAATCCTGTTCGCTCCCCACGCTTTCGCTCCTCAGCGTCAGTTACTGCCCAGAGACCCGCCTTCGCCACCGGTGTTCCTCCTGATATCTGCGCATTCCACCGCTACACCAGGAATTCCAGTCTCCCCTGCAGTACTCCAGTCTGCCCGTATCGCCCGCACGCCCCCAGTTAAGCCAGGGAATTTCACGGACAACGCGACAAACCACCTACGAGCTCTTTACGCCCAGTAATTCCGGACAACGCTCGCACCCTACGTATTACCGCGGCTGCTGGCACGTAGTTGGCCGGTGCTTCTTCTCCACCTACCGTCACCGGCAACAAAAGCTACCGGCTTCGCCGATGGTGAAAGAGGTTTACAACCCGAAGGCCGTCATCCCCCACGCGGCGTCGCTGCATCAGGCTTGCGCCCATTGTGCAATATTCCCCACTGCTGCCTCCCGTAGGAGTCTGGGCCGTATCTCAGTCCCAGTGTGGCCGGACACCCTCTCAGGCCGGCTACCCGTCGTCGCCTTGGTAGGCCATCACCCCACCAACAAGCTGATAGGCCGCGGGCCCATCCCACACCGCAAAAGCTTTCCACCACAACCCATGCAGGCCGTAGTCCTATCCGGTATTAGACCCAGTTTCCCAGGCTTATCCCAAAGTGCAGGGCAGATCACCCACGTGTTACTCACCCGTTCGCCACTCGAGTACCCCCGAAAGGGCCTTTCCGTTCGACTTGCATGTGTTAAGCACGCCGCCAGCGTTCGTCCTGAGCCAGGATCAAACTCTCCAAACAAAAACCCCGGAACAACCCGGCAGAATCCGAATCAGAACAATCCAATCCCAACAAAAAAGACACCAAAACCGGCATCAAAAAACATCACACCCCCACAAACGGGAAAACACGGAGGCATGACAAAAACAACAACAAAACAAAACCACCAAACACACTATTGAGTTCTCAAACAACACCCTCCCCGGCCGCGCAACAAGCCCTGCGGTTTTACCCGCATGCTCGCTCCTCGGACGTCGAGGAACCCCACCGAAATGGGTGTCCCTCTGGGATGCCGCCGCGCTCTCCGGCCTGGCCGGGTCGCAGCGACTCGATTAAGTTACGTGACCGCAAACTAAGAGTCAAACAAGCTGCTAGACGGCGTGTTTCAGCCGGCTCAAGATCAGTCAACGCGTTCGACGCCGGCAATGTTCCGCTTGCCGCGACGCAGCACCAGCCACCGTCCGTGAAGGAAATCGGAAGGCTGCGGCGTCCACGACTCGTCGACGATCTTGGTGTTGTTGACGTATGCCCCGCCTTCGGCGATGGTGCGCCGCGCGGCCCCCTTGCTCGGCACCAGGCCGCTGGCCACCAAGAGCTCGGCGATCCCGTCCGGCGCTCCCGGCCGCAACTGCGCAATCGACGTCTCCTGTAACGCCGCGCGCAGCGTGGCGTCATCCAGCCGCGTCAGTTCGCCGCGTCCGAACAGGGCACTACTGGCGTGTTCGACCGCCTCGGTCGCCTGCTCACCGTGGACCAAAGTGGTGAGCTCGCGCGCCAGGCGTCGTTGGGCCGCGCGCTGCTGCGGACGCTCGGCAGTGGACGCTTCCAACTCCGCCAAGTCATCGGCCGGCAGGAAGGTGAACCACCGCAGATACCGGATGACGTCGGCATCGGCGGTGTTGACGAAATACTGGTACCAGGCGTAAGGGCTCGTCATCTCCGGATCCAGCCAGAGGTTCCCACCACCGGTGGACTTGCCGAATTTGGTGCCGTCGGCCGCGGTCACCAGCGGGACCGTCAGCGCATGCACGGAGGTCGCCAGTTTCTGCCGAACCAGCCGGACACCGGCGATGATGTTTCCCCATTGGTCGGAACCGCCGATCTGCAGCACGCAGTCATGACGCCGATGCAACTCGACGAAGTCGTTCGCCTGCAACAGCATGTAGCTGAACTCCGTATAGGAGATGCCCTCACCTTCCAGGCGACGCTTGACGGTGTCGCGGTCAAGCATGACGTTGACCGAGAAGTGTTTGCCGATGTCGCGCAGTAGTTCAATCGCAGACATCGCGCCGGTCCACTCGAGGTTGTTCTCCACGATGGCCCCCGTCGGCGATTTGTCGAAGTCGACGAAACGCTCGAGCTGCCCTCGGATCCGTCCGGTCCACTCCAAAACGGTGTCGGCCGTGTTGAGCACTCGTTCGCCGGTTTCGCGCGGGTCGCCAATCAGGCCTGTCGCGCCACCGGCCAAAACGATGGGCCGGTGACCGGCCCGCTGAAACCGACGTAGCGCCAGCAGCGGCACCAGATGCCCGGCATGCAAACTGGGCGCGGTGGGGTCGAATCCCGCGTACAGCGTGATCGGACCCCTCGCGGCGTCCGCAGCCAGCGCGTCGAGGTCGGTCGACTGCGCAATCAGCCCACGCCAGCCCAGCTCTTCGATGATTTCAGCGCCCACGATCACTAATCTTCTCGCACCTGCAAGCCGCCTCACGGGCGGGCGCGCACGACTCAGTCGCTGGCACCCGGCGCCGGAGCACGGGGGCTGCGTCGATAAGCCGATACCTCGGCTCGTCCCGGCATCCACAGGCGCCACGCGCGGTCAGCGGCCTGACTGACCCCGACGCGAGGCCCCGCGGTTGCGTCTACGACGCCATTGAGTGTCAAGCGGATCGGACTGTCGGCGTCGAACAGATCGATCCCATTGTCCGCCAACCTGATTCCTAGAGCCGCGCACAGATTCCCGGGTCCGCGCGCCAGCGCCCGAGGCCGGACCGTGGGGCCACGCCGCAGTTGGGCGACGTCGAGTCCAGTGTCGATCGCAGCGGCGCGCAACAGTACCGCCGCCGCCGTCCCGTCGGTGGCGCAGACCACATTCGCGCAGACATGGATGCCGTGGCTGAGGTAGGCGTAAAGCCGACCGGGCGGGCCGAACATCACGGCGCTGCGCTCGGTCACGCCGCGGTACGAATGCGCGGCGGCGTCCGGCCACGGTCCGTCCGGAATGCCGCCGTAAGCCTCGACCTCGACGATCGTCGCGCTGACGCCGCGACCGCTG
This genomic stretch from Mycobacterium paraterrae harbors:
- the tyrS gene encoding tyrosine--tRNA ligase, with the translated sequence MGAEIIEELGWRGLIAQSTDLDALAADAARGPITLYAGFDPTAPSLHAGHLVPLLALRRFQRAGHRPIVLAGGATGLIGDPRETGERVLNTADTVLEWTGRIRGQLERFVDFDKSPTGAIVENNLEWTGAMSAIELLRDIGKHFSVNVMLDRDTVKRRLEGEGISYTEFSYMLLQANDFVELHRRHDCVLQIGGSDQWGNIIAGVRLVRQKLATSVHALTVPLVTAADGTKFGKSTGGGNLWLDPEMTSPYAWYQYFVNTADADVIRYLRWFTFLPADDLAELEASTAERPQQRAAQRRLARELTTLVHGEQATEAVEHASSALFGRGELTRLDDATLRAALQETSIAQLRPGAPDGIAELLVASGLVPSKGAARRTIAEGGAYVNNTKIVDESWTPQPSDFLHGRWLVLRRGKRNIAGVERVD
- a CDS encoding DNA-3-methyladenine glycosylase produces the protein MGADQLAVDPVEAAYRLLGATLSGRGVSATIVEVEAYGGIPDGPWPDAAAHSYRGVTERSAVMFGPPGRLYAYLSHGIHVCANVVCATDGTAAAVLLRAAAIDTGLDVAQLRRGPTVRPRALARGPGNLCAALGIRLADNGIDLFDADSPIRLTLNGVVDATAGPRVGVSQAADRAWRLWMPGRAEVSAYRRSPRAPAPGASD